In one window of Poriferisphaera corsica DNA:
- the aroE gene encoding shikimate dehydrogenase, translated as MTKLTVPIMVYSVEQGLADAAKAAEAGADLVEFRIDHFGEWEAGASGVGMLVEGSALPCIVTCRPVWEGGEYDGDEMERVSALEHVLESGGAGPAYIDFELLGWEKSANIRQKVKLAIEHEGQVRGVETGLVLSSHDFRGRPGDLLRRVEKMVEVDACRVIKVAWAAKSLRDNLEAFEIIEKRWKPTIALCMGEYGLASRVLAKKFGALLTFAVLSNQEGTAPGQPTVEDLKGLYRWDRLGKKTKVYGVVGYPVGHSMSPQIHNAGFDAVDYDGVYLPMPVAPEYEAFKATVGTWLDYQSLDFKGASVTIPHKANLLRFVEEEGGEVEELSRTIGAANTLVVREDGSLYACNTDYAAALDCVCEKMAIKREGLNGKRIAVLGAGGVARAIVAGYTAYGAEVVVFNRTVQKAEALAKEFGCEAKGMDEASTFKGDLIINCTPMGMHPNEGETPLAGYAFEMGMVVFDTIYNPLETQLLKDAKAAGCVTVSGGEMFVKQAAGQFEAWTGKDAPLDVFAKELKKYLGL; from the coding sequence ATGACAAAGCTAACAGTTCCAATCATGGTGTACAGTGTTGAGCAGGGTCTGGCAGATGCGGCGAAGGCGGCGGAGGCTGGGGCTGATCTTGTGGAGTTTCGGATTGACCATTTTGGAGAATGGGAAGCGGGGGCGAGTGGGGTTGGAATGTTGGTGGAGGGGAGTGCGTTGCCGTGCATTGTGACGTGCAGGCCGGTGTGGGAGGGGGGAGAATATGATGGGGATGAGATGGAGCGGGTGAGTGCGTTGGAGCATGTTTTGGAGAGTGGGGGGGCTGGGCCAGCGTATATTGATTTTGAGTTGTTGGGTTGGGAGAAGAGTGCGAATATTCGGCAGAAGGTGAAATTGGCGATTGAGCATGAGGGGCAGGTACGCGGTGTAGAGACGGGGTTGGTATTGTCGTCGCATGACTTTAGGGGGCGGCCAGGGGATTTGCTGAGGCGTGTCGAGAAGATGGTGGAGGTGGATGCATGTCGAGTGATTAAGGTGGCGTGGGCGGCGAAGAGTTTGCGGGATAATTTAGAGGCGTTTGAGATTATTGAGAAGAGGTGGAAGCCGACGATTGCGCTGTGCATGGGTGAGTATGGATTGGCATCGCGTGTTCTAGCGAAAAAGTTTGGTGCGCTGTTGACGTTTGCGGTGCTTAGTAATCAGGAGGGGACGGCGCCGGGGCAGCCGACAGTAGAAGATCTGAAGGGTCTCTATCGGTGGGATAGGCTGGGAAAAAAAACGAAGGTTTATGGTGTGGTGGGTTATCCGGTTGGGCATTCGATGAGCCCGCAGATACATAATGCTGGGTTTGATGCGGTGGATTATGACGGGGTGTATTTGCCGATGCCGGTGGCGCCAGAATATGAGGCGTTCAAGGCGACGGTGGGGACATGGCTGGATTACCAATCGCTTGATTTTAAGGGTGCGTCGGTAACGATCCCGCATAAGGCGAATTTACTGAGGTTTGTTGAAGAAGAAGGTGGTGAGGTTGAAGAGCTGAGCCGAACCATTGGGGCGGCGAATACGCTAGTGGTGCGGGAGGATGGATCGTTGTATGCGTGCAATACAGATTATGCTGCGGCACTGGATTGTGTGTGCGAGAAGATGGCGATTAAGCGCGAAGGTTTGAATGGCAAGAGGATTGCGGTGCTCGGTGCTGGAGGTGTGGCGAGGGCGATTGTGGCGGGGTATACGGCGTATGGCGCAGAGGTTGTTGTTTTTAATCGAACGGTGCAGAAGGCAGAGGCGCTGGCAAAGGAATTTGGTTGCGAAGCGAAGGGGATGGATGAGGCTAGTACGTTTAAAGGTGATCTAATTATTAATTGTACACCGATGGGGATGCATCCGAATGAGGGAGAGACGCCGCTTGCGGGGTATGCGTTTGAGATGGGGATGGTGGTGTTTGATACGATTTATAATCCGCTGGAGACGCAGCTATTAAAGGATGCGAAAGCGGCAGGGTGTGTGACTGTGAGTGGTGGAGAGATGTTTGTTAAGCAGGCAGCGGGGCAGTTTGAAGCGTGGACGGGAAAAGATGCGCCGCTAGATGTTTTTGCGAAAGAATTAAAAAAGTACTTGGGTTTATAG
- a CDS encoding DUF1015 family protein: protein MPLLQPIKALTYSIGSGEDISDLIAPPYDVLDEGPKQQLLSQSPNNIVAVDLPVTPPKTVGPDEKYNDAANLFKQWIDAGILKQSPKPAIYLYEQQYTAQGKSHARRGMFAALKLEEFNQSNGIFRHEMTIQGGLDDRYKLMNATQSQLSPIFGVYSDSQKQVADQLESIYTTNPSFTGTTENDNVLHRVWIVDDESLIDSLQSFFKTAPVYIADGHHRYTTALNYHKNNPNNPDASTCLFVLVAAEDPGMIVLPTHRVITGMTDFSIEKFLTIAAKRSDIIVHATKHSPDELAELENTLPGAGNHAMALYDPQTKTTYTISTTSPDPLANITPDKPEVWRTLDVAILQHLLVEEILKPNFATNPDDVGYKYTADINDFRNLTEQTDDNDQPRLGIIVQYTPLQSVMGVSLADEVMPAKSTYFFPKLATGLVINPLTPLD from the coding sequence ATGCCACTATTACAACCCATCAAAGCCCTTACCTATTCCATCGGCTCAGGTGAAGATATCTCCGACCTCATCGCCCCACCTTACGACGTCCTCGACGAAGGCCCCAAACAACAACTCCTCTCTCAATCACCAAACAACATCGTCGCCGTCGATCTCCCCGTCACACCACCCAAAACCGTCGGCCCAGACGAAAAATACAACGATGCTGCCAATCTCTTCAAGCAATGGATCGACGCAGGCATCCTCAAACAATCCCCCAAACCGGCCATCTACCTCTACGAACAACAATACACCGCCCAAGGCAAATCCCATGCACGCCGCGGCATGTTCGCCGCACTCAAGCTCGAAGAGTTCAACCAATCCAACGGCATCTTCCGCCACGAAATGACCATCCAAGGCGGCCTCGACGATCGCTACAAACTCATGAACGCAACCCAATCTCAACTCTCACCAATCTTCGGCGTCTACTCAGACTCACAAAAACAAGTCGCCGACCAACTCGAATCCATCTACACAACCAACCCCTCATTCACAGGCACAACCGAAAACGACAACGTCCTACACCGCGTCTGGATCGTTGACGACGAATCACTCATCGACTCACTCCAGTCCTTCTTCAAAACCGCACCCGTCTACATCGCCGATGGCCATCATCGCTACACCACTGCCCTCAACTACCACAAAAACAATCCCAACAACCCTGACGCATCAACCTGCCTCTTCGTTCTCGTCGCAGCCGAAGACCCCGGCATGATCGTCCTCCCAACCCATCGCGTCATCACCGGCATGACCGACTTCTCAATCGAAAAATTCCTCACCATCGCCGCCAAACGCTCCGACATCATCGTCCACGCAACCAAACATTCACCCGATGAACTCGCGGAATTAGAAAACACACTTCCCGGGGCAGGCAACCACGCGATGGCACTCTACGACCCACAAACCAAAACAACCTATACCATCTCAACAACCTCTCCAGACCCACTCGCAAACATCACACCCGACAAGCCCGAAGTTTGGCGAACCCTCGACGTCGCCATCCTTCAGCACCTGCTCGTCGAAGAAATCCTCAAACCCAACTTCGCAACCAACCCCGATGACGTCGGCTACAAATACACCGCCGATATCAACGACTTCCGAAACCTCACCGAGCAAACCGACGATAACGATCAACCCCGCCTCGGCATCATCGTCCAATACACCCCACTCCAATCCGTCATGGGCGTCTCACTCGCCGACGAAGTCATGCCCGCCAAGTCCACATACTTCTTCCCCAAACTCGCCACCGGCCTCGTCATCAACCCACTCACCCCCCTCGACTAA
- a CDS encoding P-loop NTPase family protein, whose translation MHSHSQINLTSLNRITIIGCCGGGKSTLAKQLAQKLNLPLHDLDDIYWHENWVLTPREKRNPILAPIIEQSQWIIDSNYASVLLTERFAASDLIIHVDLPTWFCLFRITKRSILQFLNVEHSFPARIQEAHKTNRQRSISDFAFYKYVYTFKRRLHPHFEKTLTTANAHQKLITLKSKKQIKQFFDSIPTTPSLAPNTSTPQ comes from the coding sequence ATGCATTCACATTCGCAAATCAATCTAACCTCCCTCAACCGCATCACCATCATCGGATGTTGCGGCGGTGGCAAGTCCACACTCGCCAAACAACTCGCCCAAAAACTCAACCTCCCCCTCCACGACCTCGACGATATCTATTGGCACGAAAACTGGGTTCTCACACCAAGAGAAAAACGCAACCCAATCCTCGCCCCCATTATCGAGCAATCCCAATGGATCATCGACTCCAATTACGCATCCGTACTCCTCACCGAACGCTTCGCCGCCTCCGATCTCATCATCCATGTCGACCTCCCCACATGGTTCTGCCTCTTCCGCATCACCAAACGCTCCATCCTTCAATTCCTCAACGTAGAACATTCTTTCCCTGCTCGCATTCAAGAAGCCCACAAAACAAACCGTCAACGTTCTATCTCGGATTTCGCTTTTTACAAATACGTCTACACTTTCAAAAGACGATTACACCCTCACTTTGAGAAAACTCTCACCACCGCAAACGCGCACCAAAAACTCATCACCCTCAAATCTAAAAAGCAGATCAAACAATTTTTTGATTCAATCCCAACCACACCCTCACTAGCCCCCAACACAAGTACGCCTCAATAA
- a CDS encoding polyphenol oxidase family protein, with protein sequence MIRRDEFENGVVVYRSSLIEDFCGDVVVHGFSTRLSGLSPRKLFPEKEEQGEVYCGGDYEGLDLGVEGEAKYTSANWRKLRKVMGMRRMVRREVRQVHGGEVKTWSSESELVKLCHAPEADGMVSGNQGEILAIRTADCGSVLLVGKDGHGDVVIGALHAGWRSVVAGVVEKTVKEMVEMGVDVGGVVGAVGPCIGVGAFEVGEEVVSDFRNVGLEDCVVRGGGMMKPHIDLRGAIARQLEEAGVSNSRIDVCDVCTFERADEFYSYRRSVGRNGLGGCGRMAAVIGKK encoded by the coding sequence TTGATTAGGCGAGATGAATTTGAGAATGGTGTTGTGGTGTACCGGTCGAGTTTGATCGAGGATTTTTGTGGTGATGTGGTGGTGCATGGATTTAGTACGCGGTTGAGTGGACTTAGCCCCCGGAAGTTGTTCCCTGAAAAAGAGGAGCAAGGAGAGGTTTATTGCGGGGGGGATTATGAAGGATTAGATTTGGGGGTGGAGGGTGAGGCGAAGTATACGTCGGCTAACTGGCGAAAGCTTCGGAAAGTGATGGGGATGCGGCGGATGGTTAGGCGAGAGGTTCGGCAGGTGCATGGCGGTGAGGTGAAGACATGGTCGTCAGAGAGTGAGTTGGTGAAATTGTGTCATGCGCCAGAGGCGGATGGGATGGTGAGTGGGAATCAGGGAGAGATACTTGCGATTAGGACGGCGGATTGTGGATCGGTACTTTTAGTTGGGAAAGATGGTCATGGGGATGTGGTGATCGGTGCGCTGCATGCGGGTTGGCGGTCTGTGGTTGCGGGGGTTGTTGAGAAGACGGTCAAAGAGATGGTGGAGATGGGTGTTGATGTTGGTGGGGTGGTGGGTGCTGTTGGGCCTTGTATTGGGGTTGGGGCGTTTGAGGTGGGAGAGGAAGTGGTGAGTGATTTTAGGAATGTGGGATTGGAGGATTGTGTTGTAAGAGGGGGGGGGATGATGAAGCCACATATTGATTTGCGAGGGGCGATCGCGCGACAGCTAGAAGAAGCGGGTGTGTCTAATAGTCGGATAGATGTTTGTGATGTGTGTACGTTTGAGCGGGCGGATGAGTTTTATAGTTACCGGCGGAGTGTGGGGCGAAATGGGTTAGGTGGATGCGGAAGAATGGCGGCTGTGATTGGGAAGAAATAG
- a CDS encoding DUF1570 domain-containing protein: protein MGKMICDDVIRWAAVSMLVLGVMFGVGGDLYGQRTGRRERQRSITKQNMTSWESEHYKVYTNLEREAVEKYVEHLDEVYEAYIEFFAGYDVRKSGRNNAYLFATRQDMLNFLKRQGIDARHAGAMFVPGWGVDGLVVTVEGWSESGTMGVLRHEAFHQAAHQFMGDRLPTWMNEGLAEYFDTSWFVEGRFVEGVVDMDRVRSMRDAVKRGAFIRLDDLFKMTNEKWAKNMRKRVGGRRARVSSKMQGGKHQYTQSWLVVHFFMQHEKQAVRDAFEKYLRVIGRGRTHRQAYASAFNGVKMRDLERYWVDYVMGLGFDDFGEMQLETLFLGEMVWELFKKHGQTGGGEGGAGGGLLWQGESVLKEEMRRLKFEMNVKMDRIGEKRFTTKDEDVWWYQGKDGEKYRYEFEIQEGGAGYQEVWISAKEMEPAVRFKVFAKGANHEGMRFEMLYDWDGFGDLAVVEEAEEIVEVAGRDERRRR, encoded by the coding sequence ATGGGCAAGATGATTTGTGATGATGTTATCAGGTGGGCGGCTGTGTCTATGCTTGTGTTAGGGGTTATGTTCGGTGTTGGGGGAGATTTGTATGGGCAGCGGACTGGGAGGCGTGAACGTCAGCGGTCGATTACAAAGCAGAATATGACGAGCTGGGAGAGTGAGCATTACAAGGTTTACACCAATCTGGAACGCGAGGCGGTTGAGAAATACGTTGAGCATTTAGATGAGGTTTATGAAGCTTATATAGAATTTTTTGCGGGGTATGATGTCCGCAAAAGCGGGCGAAATAATGCGTATTTGTTCGCGACGCGGCAGGATATGTTGAATTTTTTGAAGCGTCAGGGGATTGATGCGCGGCATGCGGGTGCGATGTTTGTGCCGGGGTGGGGCGTGGATGGTTTGGTGGTGACGGTTGAAGGGTGGTCGGAGAGTGGGACGATGGGTGTGTTGAGGCATGAAGCGTTTCATCAGGCGGCTCATCAGTTTATGGGAGATCGTTTGCCGACATGGATGAATGAGGGGCTGGCGGAATATTTTGATACGAGCTGGTTTGTTGAAGGGCGATTTGTCGAAGGCGTGGTGGATATGGATCGTGTCAGGTCAATGCGAGATGCGGTCAAACGAGGTGCGTTTATTCGTCTTGATGATCTGTTCAAGATGACGAACGAGAAGTGGGCGAAGAATATGCGTAAGCGTGTGGGGGGAAGGCGAGCTCGCGTATCAAGCAAGATGCAAGGTGGGAAGCATCAGTACACTCAATCGTGGTTGGTCGTGCATTTTTTTATGCAACATGAGAAGCAAGCGGTGCGAGATGCCTTTGAAAAATATTTGAGAGTGATTGGTAGAGGGCGTACACATCGGCAGGCATATGCATCGGCGTTTAATGGGGTGAAGATGCGTGATTTGGAAAGATACTGGGTGGATTATGTGATGGGGCTAGGGTTTGATGATTTTGGTGAGATGCAACTGGAAACATTGTTTTTAGGTGAAATGGTTTGGGAACTATTTAAGAAGCATGGCCAAACTGGAGGTGGTGAAGGTGGGGCTGGGGGCGGATTGTTGTGGCAGGGAGAGAGCGTGCTGAAAGAGGAAATGAGGCGGTTGAAGTTTGAGATGAATGTGAAGATGGATCGGATTGGTGAGAAGCGATTCACAACGAAGGATGAAGATGTGTGGTGGTATCAAGGTAAGGATGGCGAGAAGTATCGGTATGAGTTTGAGATTCAGGAAGGTGGTGCGGGGTATCAAGAGGTTTGGATCAGCGCGAAGGAGATGGAGCCTGCGGTGAGATTCAAGGTGTTTGCGAAGGGGGCGAATCATGAAGGGATGCGATTTGAAATGTTGTATGATTGGGATGGGTTTGGTGATTTGGCGGTCGTGGAGGAGGCAGAGGAGATTGTTGAGGTAGCAGGCCGTGATGAGCGGCGCAGGCGGTGA
- a CDS encoding Hsp70 family protein — MRKEKIIGIDLGTTNSLVAYCDEKGPRILGESLPSVVRLSVEGDVEAIGGEARRHAVEYPERTIHSAKRLMGRGLKDIEGELGYLAYEVVAGAQDTARVHVGKAVVSPQEISAMILGELKGQAERELGEAVKKAVVTVPAYFDDAQRQATRDAGRLAGLDVVRIVNEPTAAALAYGLGLSGGSKDEEESESSGISLVSGISTGGSSGGDVSLNVKVNPEACESGADDLRDGSGADLEGASDEQGGDDTNRGGTVAVYDLGGGTFDVSIMKLNRGGEGGSVDQVLGTAGDTHLGGDDVDRLLVEMMQGEIREQFFDGKAVQFPASTRQAFRNFAEAMKIRLSNEMEARVEVQVGEGQVYERVVKRDEFEGMIDGWVAKTLVACGKALKGAGLSADEVERVVMVGGSTRIPYVRQKVSEYFGVQCYTALNPDEVVAMGAAVQGAVLMGVKQDMLLLDVIPLGLGIETMGGAVAKLITSNTTIPTRATEIFSTYVDGQTNVKIHVLQGERELVEDCRSLGEFELRGIPAMPAGLPKIEVMFLVDANGVLNVMATEVRSGKRASIQIIPNHGLTRDEVELMEKEGFEHAVEDMNMHRLIDLRMNSRLDIRNIKKQLERVADEIDEGYKREIDDHMAKVQGYIDADGPNGDEFQEAMTAMDHATIRLAEMNIKKTLRDEGLDGQ, encoded by the coding sequence GTGCGTAAAGAGAAGATCATTGGGATTGATTTAGGGACGACGAATTCGTTGGTGGCTTATTGTGATGAGAAGGGGCCTCGGATATTGGGCGAGAGCTTGCCGAGCGTTGTGAGGTTGAGTGTGGAGGGTGATGTTGAAGCGATCGGCGGTGAGGCGCGACGGCATGCTGTGGAGTATCCGGAGCGGACGATACATAGTGCTAAACGTTTGATGGGGCGAGGGTTAAAGGATATTGAGGGGGAGCTTGGGTATTTGGCTTATGAGGTGGTGGCGGGTGCTCAGGATACGGCTCGGGTGCATGTAGGCAAGGCTGTGGTAAGTCCGCAGGAGATTAGTGCGATGATTTTGGGGGAGTTGAAGGGACAGGCTGAACGTGAATTGGGTGAGGCTGTGAAAAAGGCAGTGGTGACTGTGCCGGCGTATTTTGATGATGCGCAGCGGCAGGCAACGCGGGATGCGGGGCGGCTGGCGGGGTTGGATGTGGTGCGGATCGTGAATGAGCCTACGGCGGCGGCGCTGGCGTATGGGTTAGGACTTTCAGGTGGCAGTAAAGATGAAGAGGAATCAGAAAGCAGTGGGATATCGCTTGTAAGCGGAATCTCTACGGGGGGATCTTCCGGGGGCGATGTGAGCTTGAATGTGAAGGTGAATCCGGAAGCATGTGAAAGTGGAGCTGATGATTTGCGCGACGGGTCAGGGGCAGATTTGGAAGGTGCGTCTGACGAACAGGGGGGGGATGATACGAACAGGGGGGGGACGGTGGCGGTTTATGATTTGGGGGGCGGGACGTTTGATGTTTCGATTATGAAGCTGAATCGTGGGGGTGAGGGGGGGAGTGTTGATCAAGTATTAGGGACGGCGGGGGATACGCATTTGGGTGGGGATGATGTGGATCGGCTGCTGGTGGAGATGATGCAGGGCGAGATTCGGGAACAGTTTTTCGATGGGAAGGCGGTGCAGTTTCCAGCGAGCACCCGGCAAGCGTTTCGTAACTTTGCAGAGGCGATGAAGATTCGGCTGTCGAATGAGATGGAGGCGCGGGTTGAGGTCCAGGTGGGCGAAGGGCAGGTTTATGAGCGGGTGGTGAAGCGGGATGAGTTTGAGGGGATGATTGATGGGTGGGTGGCGAAGACGCTCGTGGCGTGTGGCAAGGCGCTGAAGGGTGCAGGTTTAAGCGCTGATGAGGTAGAGCGGGTGGTGATGGTAGGTGGTTCGACGCGCATCCCGTATGTACGGCAGAAGGTGAGCGAATATTTTGGTGTGCAGTGCTATACGGCATTGAACCCAGATGAAGTGGTGGCGATGGGTGCGGCGGTGCAGGGGGCGGTGCTGATGGGTGTGAAGCAGGACATGTTATTGCTGGATGTGATTCCGTTGGGATTGGGGATTGAGACGATGGGGGGCGCGGTTGCGAAACTGATTACGAGTAATACGACGATTCCGACTCGGGCGACAGAGATTTTCTCGACGTATGTGGATGGGCAGACGAATGTGAAGATTCATGTATTGCAGGGCGAGCGAGAGTTGGTTGAGGATTGTCGGAGCTTAGGTGAATTTGAGCTAAGGGGGATACCGGCGATGCCGGCGGGGCTCCCGAAGATTGAGGTGATGTTTTTGGTGGATGCGAATGGGGTGCTCAATGTGATGGCAACGGAGGTGAGGAGTGGTAAGCGTGCGTCGATCCAGATCATCCCGAATCATGGGCTGACACGTGATGAGGTGGAGTTGATGGAGAAAGAAGGCTTTGAGCATGCAGTGGAGGATATGAATATGCACCGGCTGATTGATCTGCGGATGAATTCGCGGTTGGATATTCGGAATATCAAGAAGCAACTTGAGCGGGTGGCGGATGAGATTGACGAGGGGTATAAGCGCGAGATAGACGATCATATGGCGAAAGTTCAAGGGTATATTGATGCGGATGGGCCGAATGGGGATGAATTTCAGGAGGCGATGACAGCGATGGATCATGCGACAATTCGGCTTGCCGAGATGAATATCAAGAAAACGCTTCGAGATGAGGGGTTGGACGGTCAGTAA
- a CDS encoding 6-pyruvoyl trahydropterin synthase family protein has product MFEITAQTVFHASHTIRLPDDSFEPIHAHDWVITATIASETLDDIETVMDFHILEQYLKDITAPFDNQHINDIPPFSLPKPARANTSDSEFPGVPGVPGVPGVPGVPGVPGVPGVPGVPGVPGVPGGANPSAERVIQHIALELIKKLPPNIHLVSATTTEAPNCTATYRPSPPVR; this is encoded by the coding sequence ATGTTCGAAATCACTGCACAAACCGTCTTTCACGCCTCCCACACCATCCGCCTCCCCGATGACTCCTTCGAGCCCATCCACGCCCACGACTGGGTCATCACCGCAACCATCGCATCCGAAACCCTCGACGACATCGAAACCGTCATGGATTTTCACATCCTCGAACAGTACCTCAAAGACATCACCGCCCCCTTCGATAACCAACACATCAACGACATCCCACCCTTCTCACTCCCCAAACCAGCCCGCGCAAACACCTCAGACTCAGAGTTTCCGGGGGTTCCGGGGGTTCCGGGGGTTCCGGGGGTTCCGGGGGTTCCGGGGGTTCCGGGGGTTCCGGGGGTTCCGGGGGTTCCGGGGGTTCCGGGGGTTCCGGGGGGGGCGAACCCCTCCGCCGAACGTGTCATTCAGCACATCGCCCTCGAACTCATCAAAAAACTCCCTCCCAACATCCACCTCGTCTCCGCCACAACCACTGAAGCTCCCAACTGCACCGCCACCTACCGTCCATCCCCCCCTGTTCGTTAG